A genomic window from Elaeis guineensis isolate ETL-2024a chromosome 3, EG11, whole genome shotgun sequence includes:
- the LOC140856309 gene encoding phosphoglucomutase, cytoplasmic 2-like, whose protein sequence is MYVACLLRIIKEIRTDVSNVIQGDEFEYKDPVDGSISKHQGIRYLFEDGSRLVFRLSGTGSEGATIRVYVEQYEKNSMKTGKDLQEALAPLVDVALKLSRMQAFTGRSAPTVIT, encoded by the exons ATGTACGTTGCTTGCCTTCTCAGGATTATAAAGGAGATAAGGACAGATGTCTCAAATGTTATCCAAGGAGATGAATTTGAATACAAGGATCCTGTGGATGGTTCTATCTCGAAGCATCAGGGAATCCGATATCTCTTTGAGGATGGATCACGACTG GTTTTCCGCCTCTCTGGGACTGGTTCTGAAGGTGCAACCATCCGAGTCTACGTTGAGCAATATGAGAAGAACTCTATGAAGACTGGGAAGGATTTACAAGAAGCACTTGCTCCACTT GTGGATGTGGCTCTAAAGCTTTCAAGGATGCAAGCGTTCACAGGCCGATCTGCTCCCACTGTTATCACATAA